In one Ictalurus furcatus strain D&B chromosome 10, Billie_1.0, whole genome shotgun sequence genomic region, the following are encoded:
- the cilp2 gene encoding cartilage intermediate layer protein 1: MRKWMWVALVLCTLFALALAQGSSWNSSQLRKLSHRNRNTKLAYNSIFEPQTTGVTEWTSWFNIDHPGGNGDYERLEAIRFYYRERVCARPVAMEVRTTDWVPASDTGEVVHSSLEKGFWCINKEQPYGRICSNYHVRFQCPPVQTYWTNWSEWGPCSTTACNDVGIQVRRRKCMSTQPLPKLVMPACPGPHAERTECSTPPCEAKWSQWGTWSTCSVTCGKGRRTRRRTCSRSSDMVRCRGRPVEVQKCGNTQCPMLCQLVCPEGHPNEECSHCICEGQTLRGEVLSVTGVPVSGASVAVADQPKVIRAQTDDKGLLKIHNMCSGPETRLLISKEKFASATVPIFRNSSENLWVRAFLRSSEKPYILKHPEDKVRYEGQRVTLCCKATGTPIPDKYYWYHNGTLLDQKIYKYDGDLVLRDLKPEHTGMYYCKANSLTGTIKSTPAFLTVFAKGTPACNATPESHLIKLPLDCKQSATKSKWYNAGRCTNNKCPGSLDFDLRCKDSSSFCCGVKQMETKEINCGSYILPIKVVTECGCQKCVQPKILVRGRVVAADNNEPLRFGHIFMGKERIGITGYQGGFTIHVPSDTQRLVVNFVDPSQKFLDTLKVFVFDKKGGSVYHDVKVLRKQEPIDINAAESNTIYLGEIKGEEPIGQLVIPPNSFHKDTGEMYEGTVKASVTFFDPRNVTTAAAMPGDLNFVGDEGDMLPLRTYGMFSLDFRDETNQEILGAGEVQVLLDTEHVKMPEHIPTMKLWSLNPVTGIWEEESNFQPTQVTTAGNRRKKREERTFLIGNMEIRERRLFNLDVPENRRCYVKVRAYMSDKFLPTEQLEGVVINLINLEPRPGYSSNPRAWGRFDSVITGPNGACLPAFCDAQRSDAYTAYVTATMGGEELEAAPSTPKMNPNIIGVLQPYLEKLDYQRSDHDDPALKKTAFRTNLAKPNPNNLDETNGPIYPYQSLISCENAPIDANHFRFFRVEKDKYEYNVVPFQENDLTTWTGDYLSWWPNPQEFRACYIKVKIHGETEVMVRSKNFGGTHFQTRGQLYGIRDIRSTRDLKQPNTSAACLEFKCSGMLYDQDTVDRSLITILPQGNCRRIGINSLLQEYLTKHPPLLQNNESHAFTMLAPVDPLGHNYGIYTVTDQNPRIAKEIAIGRCFDGTSDGFSREMKSDSGVGLTFSCPKRTVNRESLFQRLQTNPSQTLAQMARDMRESQGTQVRRGSAQVVAYPSDQQSRIQSRRVSNSSRRRTAARTQQGSRSA, encoded by the exons ATGAGGAAGTGGATGTGGGTGGCACTGGTACTGTGCACCCTCTTTGCTTTGGCCCTGGCACAAG GTTCTAGCTGGAACAGTTCACAGCTACGAAAGTTGAGCCATAGGAACAGGAACACAAAGCTGGCCTACAACAGCATCTTCGAACCTCAGACCACAG GAGTGACAGAGTGGACATCCTGGTTCAACATTGACCATCCTGGTGGTAATGGGGACTATGAGAGGCTAGAGGCTATTCGATTTtactacagagagagagtgtgtgcacgGCCTGTCGCCATGGAGGTTCGTACCACTGACTGGGTACCTGCTTCAGACACTGGTGAGGTGGTACATTCCAGTCTGGAGAAGGGCTTTTGGTGCATTAATAAAGAACAGCCATATGGACGCATCTGTTCCAACTACCATGTGAGATTCCAGTGTCCACCAG ttcaAACATATTGGACAAACTGGAGTGAGTGGGGTCCTTGTTCAACCACTGCCTGTAATGATGTGGGCATCCAAGTGCGTCGGCGGAAATGCATGAGCACACAGCCTCTGCCCAAGCTGGTCATGCCAGCTTGCCCAGGCCCTCATGCTGAGCGGACAGAGTGCTCTACTCCACCGTGCGAAG CCAAGTGGAGTCAGTGGGGGACGTGGAGCACTTGCTCAGTGACCTGTGGGAAGGGTCGAAGAACAAGACGGAGAACTTGCAGCAGATCATCTGACATGGTCCGCTGCAGAGGACGACCAGTGGAAGTCCAGAAGTGTGGAAATACCCAATGTCCAA TGTTGTGTCAACTTGTGTGTCCTGAGGGACACCCAAATGAGGAGTGCAGCCACTGCATTTGTGAGGGACAGACACTACGAGGGGAAGTCCTGAGTGTGACTGGAGTTCCAGTGTCTGGAGCCAGTGTGGCTGTGGCAGACCAGCCAAAGGTTATCCGTGCCCAGACAGATGATAAGGGTTTGCTCAAGATACATAACATGTGCTCAGGCCCTGAGACTCGGCTACTCATCAGCAAGGAAAAGTTTGCTTCGGCAACTGTCCCTATTTTCAGAAATAGCAGTGAAAACCTCTGGGTTCGAGCTTTCCTCAGGTCCTCAG AGAAGCCATACATTCTCAAACACCCTGAAGATAAAGTACGATATGAAGGACAACGTGTGACTCTTTGCTGCAAAGCAACAGGAACCCCCATACCTGATAAATATTACTG GTATCACAATGGAACTTTGCTGGACCAAAAAATATACAAGTACGATGGAGACTTGGTATTGCGTGATCTGAAACCAGAACACACTGGGATGTATTACTGCAAAGCCAATAGTCTAACAGGAACCATTAAGTCCACTCCTGCATTCCTGACTGTTTTTG CCAAAGGAACCCCAGCATGTAATGCTACTCCTGAAAGTCACCTGATTAAACTGCCTTTAGACTGCAAACAGTCAGCCACAAAATCCAAGTGGTATAATGCTGGTCGTTGTACTAACAACAAATGTCCTGGGTCACTGGACTTTGACCTACGATGCAAAGATTCATCTAGTTTCTGCTGTGGGGTGAAGCAAATGGAAACAAAGGAGATCAATTGTGGCAGCTACATTCTTCCAATAAAGgttgtgactgaatgtggttGTCAAAAATGTGTCCAACCCAAAATTCTGGTACGGGGGAGAGTGGTTGCTGCAGACAATAATGAGCCCTTACGATTTGGACACATTTTCATGGGAAAAGAACGAATAGGAATCACAGGTTATCAGGGTGGGTTCACAATTCATGTGCCCTCTGACACCCAACGTCTGGTAGTGAACTTTGTGGACCCATCACAAAAGTTCTTAGATACTCtcaaagtgtttgtttttgataaGAAGGGTGGTTCAGTTTACCATGATGTAAAAGTACTGCGAAAGCAGGAACCAATTGACATCAATGCTGCAGAGAGCAACACTATTTATCTGGGTGAAATAAAAGGGGAGGAGCCCATTGGTCAGCTGGTCATACCTCCCAACTCCTTCCACAAAGACACTGGGGAAATGTATGAAGGCACGGTTAAAGCAAGTGTCACTTTCTTTGATCCACGCAACGTCACAACAGCTGCGGCTATGCCAGGAGACTTGAACTTTGTGGGTGATGAAGGTGATATGCTTCCTTTGAGGACATATGGAATGTTTTCTCTTGATTTCAGAGATGAAACAAATCAGGAGATCCTTGGAGCTGGTGAAGTCCAAGTGCTCCTTGATACAGAACATGTCAAAATGCCAGAGCATATACCTACTATGAAACTGTGGTCTCTCAATCCAGTCACAGGTATTTGGGAGGAAGAGAGTAATTTTCAACCTACTCAGGTTACCACTGCTGGaaataggaggaaaaaaagagaggagcGCACTTTCCTGATAGGGAACATGGAAATAAGAGAGCGCAGACTGTTCAACTTGGATGTACCTGAAAATCGCCGCTGCTACGTCAAGGTTCGGGCATACATGAGTGACAAATTCTTGCCTACTGAGCAACTTGAAGGTGTGGTGATAAATCTTATAAACCTGGAGCCCAGGCCTGGATACTCATCAAATCCTAGAGCTTGGGGACGTTTTGACAGTGTGATAACAGGACCAAATGGAGCTTGTCTTCCAGCCTTCTGTGATGCCCAGAGATCTGATGCATACACAGCCTATGTCACAGCCACAATGGGAGGTGAAGAACTTGAAGCAGCCCCATCTACACCAAAAATGAATCCTAACATCATTGGTGTATTACAACCATACTTAGAAAAGTTAGATTATCAACGATCAGATCATGATGATCCAGCACTCAAAAAAACTGCCTTTAGAACAAATTTAGCCAAGCCAAATCCAAATAATCTGGATGAAACCAATGGACCAATATATCCTTATCAAAGTCTAATCTCATGTGAAAACGCACCCATTGATGCAAATCATTTCCGTTTCTTCCGTGTAGAGAAAGACAAATATGAGTACAATGTGGTACCTTTTCAGGAGAATGATCTCACAACTTGGACTGGGGACTACCTTTCATGGTGGCCAAACCCACAGGAGTTCAGGGCTTGCTATATCAAAGTTAAGATCCATGGGGAAACAGAAGTTATGGTCAGGTCAAAGAACTTTGGTGGTACCCATTTTCAGACCAGGGGTCAGTTGTATGGAATTAGGGACATACGCAGCACTCGTGACTTGAAACAACCTAACACCTCTGCTGCTTGCTTGGAGTTCAAATGCAGCGGAATGCTTTATGACCAAGACACTGTTGACCGGTCTCTAATTACTATCCTTCCACAAGGCAACTGTCGGAGAATAGGCATCAACAGTCTTCTGCAAGAGTACCTTACAAAGCACCCACCTCTTCTACAGAACAATGAGTCTCATGCATTTACCATGTTAGCTCCCGTGGACCCACTAGGCCATAACTATGGAATATACACTGTCACAGACCAGAACCCACGCATTGCCAAAGAGATTGCCATAGGACGCTGCTTTGATGGTACCTCAGACGGTTTCTCAAGGGAGATGAAATCAGATTCCGGAGTGGGTCTAACTTTCAGCTGCCCCAAAAGAACTGTAAACCGTGAGAGCCTGTTCCAGCGCTTGCAAACAAATCCTAGTCAAACCTTGGCACAAATGGCTCGGGACATGAGGGAATCACAGGGAACACAGGTTAGAAGAGGGTCAGCACAGGTGGTGGCATATCCTTCTGACCAACAGAGCAGGATCCAGAGCCGCAGAGTTAGCAACAGCAGCAGGAGAAGAACTGCTGCACGGACTCAACAAGGCAGTAGATCTGCCTAA